Proteins from a single region of Fusobacterium gonidiaformans ATCC 25563:
- the putP gene encoding sodium/proline symporter PutP yields the protein MAGIETFITFIIYLLFLMGIGVYFYTKTNTHEDYVLGGRGVGYWVTAMSAQASDMSGWLLMGLPGAVFLNGLTEIWVIIGLAAGTYANWKWVAPKLRVQTEETDTLTLPTFLTKRLGDPTGMIRTFSAIAILFFFTIYSSSGLVAAGKLFETILGIDYTWGVLIGGGTIIVYIFLGGYLACCWTDFFQGVLMFFAITIVPVMAYFQGGGINGIEMAMRAREISLNIFSRTENIDIFIILSGLAWGLGYFGQPHILVRFMSIDKVEELWKSRLIAMIWVVISLVGAIAVGVTGIAVFPNITELNGDAEKIFIYMIAKLFNPWIGGILFAAILSAIMSTISSQLLVSSNTLTEDFYKYIKRNPSNKELMWVGRLSILVIFFIAGILSLNPNSKVLSLVSYAWAGFGAVFGPAILITLYKKTIHWKSILLGMIVSAITVVVWKHTGLGNTLYEILPGFLVNTVIILCTNQYLKTERE from the coding sequence ATGGCCGGAATAGAGACATTTATTACTTTTATTATCTATTTATTATTTTTAATGGGAATTGGAGTTTATTTTTACACGAAAACAAACACTCATGAAGACTATGTGTTGGGAGGAAGAGGAGTCGGATATTGGGTCACCGCAATGTCTGCACAGGCAAGTGATATGAGCGGTTGGTTACTTATGGGACTTCCCGGAGCAGTCTTTCTAAATGGATTGACAGAAATTTGGGTTATTATAGGATTAGCTGCCGGAACCTATGCTAACTGGAAATGGGTAGCACCAAAGTTAAGAGTACAAACAGAAGAAACAGATACTCTTACCTTACCAACTTTCTTAACAAAAAGACTAGGGGACCCAACAGGCATGATTCGAACTTTCTCAGCTATCGCAATCCTATTCTTTTTTACAATTTATTCCTCTTCCGGTTTGGTTGCCGCAGGAAAATTATTTGAAACAATTTTAGGAATTGATTATACTTGGGGAGTTTTGATTGGTGGAGGAACTATTATCGTATATATCTTCTTGGGAGGATATTTAGCTTGTTGTTGGACAGATTTTTTTCAAGGAGTTTTGATGTTCTTTGCTATTACAATAGTCCCAGTTATGGCATATTTTCAAGGTGGGGGAATCAATGGAATTGAAATGGCGATGAGAGCAAGAGAAATCTCTCTTAACATCTTCTCTCGAACAGAAAATATCGATATCTTCATTATTCTATCCGGTTTGGCTTGGGGATTAGGATACTTTGGACAACCTCATATCTTAGTTCGTTTTATGAGTATTGATAAGGTGGAAGAATTATGGAAATCAAGACTGATTGCTATGATTTGGGTAGTTATTTCTCTTGTTGGTGCCATTGCAGTTGGAGTGACTGGAATTGCCGTCTTCCCTAATATTACTGAATTAAACGGCGATGCTGAAAAAATCTTTATCTATATGATTGCAAAATTATTCAATCCTTGGATCGGTGGTATCCTGTTTGCAGCAATTTTATCTGCCATCATGTCCACAATTTCTTCACAACTATTGGTCTCTTCCAACACTTTAACAGAAGACTTCTATAAATATATCAAACGAAACCCAAGCAATAAAGAATTGATGTGGGTGGGAAGATTATCAATTTTAGTTATCTTCTTCATTGCTGGAATTTTATCACTAAATCCGAATTCTAAAGTATTATCCTTAGTTTCTTATGCTTGGGCAGGTTTTGGAGCTGTCTTTGGACCAGCTATTCTGATTACTTTATACAAAAAAACTATTCATTGGAAAAGCATTCTCCTAGGAATGATTGTCTCAGCCATTACAGTAGTTGTATGGAAACATACAGGTTTAGGAAATACCCTTTATGAAATTCTACCAGGATTTCTAGTAAATACTGTTATTATCCTATGTACAAACCAATATTTAAAAACAGAGAGAGAATAA
- a CDS encoding TRAP transporter small permease — MRDLLKKFELYLGSVFISVTVVVVIMNVFTRYFLKFTYFWTEEVAVGCFVWTIFLGTAAAYRERGLIGVEAIVVLLPKKVRKVVEFFTFLLLVIISAIMFYFSLTYVMGSSKITSALEISYSYINSGIVLSFALMTIYSVIFAVQCFKEMITGKDCKEIEG, encoded by the coding sequence ATGAGGGACTTATTAAAAAAATTTGAATTATATTTAGGAAGCGTATTTATTAGCGTAACCGTAGTGGTTGTTATTATGAATGTATTTACTCGATATTTTTTGAAATTTACTTACTTCTGGACTGAAGAAGTTGCAGTGGGATGTTTTGTATGGACTATTTTCTTAGGAACAGCAGCAGCTTATCGAGAAAGAGGTTTGATTGGGGTAGAGGCTATTGTGGTATTATTGCCTAAAAAAGTAAGAAAAGTAGTTGAGTTTTTTACTTTTTTATTATTGGTAATTATCAGTGCTATTATGTTTTATTTTAGCTTAACCTATGTTATGGGATCTAGTAAAATTACTTCAGCTTTAGAAATTTCATATTCCTATATCAATAGTGGAATTGTTCTTTCCTTTGCTTTGATGACGATATATTCTGTCATCTTTGCAGTACAATGTTTCAAAGAAATGATAACAGGAAAAGATTGTAAAGAGATAGAAGGATAG
- a CDS encoding C4-dicarboxylate TRAP transporter substrate-binding protein, with amino-acid sequence MKKGFKFFCAMGLLALALVGCGGNKDAAAPEGEKKEARVIKVTTKFVDDEQTAKSLVKVVEKVNERSNGSLELQLFTSGTLPIGKDGMEQVANGSDWILVDGVNFLGDYVPDYNAITGPMLYQSFDEYLKMVRTPLVENLNKQAEEKGIKVLSLDWLFGFRNMITKKPVKTPEDMKGLKLRVPTSQLYTFTIEAMGGNPVAMPYPDTYAALQQGVIDGLEGSILSYYGTKQYENVKEYSLTRHLLGVSAVCISKACWDSLTDEERTIIQEEFDAGAQDNLAETIKLEDEYAQKLKDAGVTFHEVDADAFNKAVAPVYGMFPKWTPGIYDEIMKNLKEIREELAKEGK; translated from the coding sequence ATGAAAAAGGGGTTCAAATTTTTCTGTGCTATGGGGTTGTTAGCTTTAGCTCTAGTGGGTTGTGGAGGTAATAAAGACGCTGCTGCACCGGAAGGAGAAAAAAAAGAAGCAAGAGTTATTAAAGTGACTACAAAGTTTGTTGATGACGAACAAACTGCAAAATCTTTAGTAAAAGTGGTAGAAAAAGTAAACGAAAGAAGTAATGGAAGTCTAGAATTACAATTATTTACAAGTGGAACTTTACCTATTGGAAAAGATGGAATGGAACAAGTTGCAAATGGATCTGACTGGATTCTAGTAGATGGAGTAAATTTCTTAGGAGATTATGTTCCGGACTATAATGCTATTACAGGACCTATGTTATATCAAAGCTTTGATGAATATTTAAAAATGGTTAGAACACCATTGGTAGAAAATTTAAATAAACAAGCAGAAGAAAAAGGAATCAAAGTATTATCTTTGGATTGGTTATTCGGATTTAGAAACATGATTACTAAAAAACCTGTAAAGACTCCAGAAGATATGAAAGGATTAAAATTAAGAGTTCCTACTAGCCAATTGTATACTTTTACAATTGAAGCTATGGGAGGAAACCCAGTTGCAATGCCTTACCCTGATACTTATGCAGCATTACAACAAGGTGTAATTGATGGATTAGAAGGATCTATCTTAAGTTACTATGGAACAAAACAATATGAAAATGTAAAAGAATACTCTTTAACTCGACACTTATTGGGAGTTTCAGCAGTATGTATTTCTAAAGCATGTTGGGATAGTTTAACAGACGAAGAAAGAACTATCATTCAAGAAGAATTTGATGCCGGAGCACAAGATAACTTAGCAGAAACTATCAAATTAGAAGATGAATATGCTCAAAAATTAAAAGATGCCGGAGTTACTTTCCATGAAGTAGATGCAGACGCTTTCAATAAAGCAGTAGCACCTGTATATGGAATGTTCCCTAAATGGACTCCTGGAATTTATGATGAAATCATGAAAAACTTGAAAGAAATTCGAGAAGAACTTGCAAAAGAAGGAAAATAA
- the corA gene encoding magnesium/cobalt transporter CorA — MPNSHASRSKKNGLPPGSIVYTGENPDHEVSITIIYYNQEIFEKQVFHSVDEFRFNRRFQGNAWINIDGISDVNYIKKIGRYFHIDNLTLEDLANPEQRVKLEEREEYLFLILKMLSLNLITEEIEYEQLSFILEDNILITFQETPKDVFDGIRYRLESDKTKIRSLSTGYLAYTLIDAIVDNYFVILDEVEKEIDNLESKVIDKSEKEDLENILELKQSISSLKRFIAPLRELVAKLQTRGMRGYFSEDMRIYLNDLYDHSIITFETVEMLNSRVHELVQLYHSTVSNDMNQIMKILAVISTVFMPLSFLTGLYGMNFRYMPELESPIGYFVLLAFMVLLVLGMLFYFKKKKWI; from the coding sequence ATGCCAAACTCTCATGCTAGTAGAAGTAAAAAAAATGGATTGCCGCCGGGGAGTATTGTATATACAGGAGAAAATCCCGATCATGAAGTTTCTATTACGATAATTTACTATAATCAAGAAATATTTGAAAAACAAGTTTTTCATTCTGTTGATGAGTTTCGCTTTAACCGAAGATTCCAAGGAAATGCTTGGATCAATATCGATGGGATTAGCGATGTAAACTATATTAAAAAGATAGGTCGGTATTTTCATATTGATAATTTGACCTTAGAGGACTTAGCAAATCCGGAACAACGGGTTAAGTTAGAAGAGAGAGAAGAGTATTTATTTCTGATTTTAAAAATGTTGAGTTTAAATTTGATCACGGAAGAGATTGAATATGAACAATTATCTTTTATATTAGAAGATAATATCTTAATTACTTTTCAAGAAACTCCGAAAGATGTGTTTGATGGAATTCGTTATCGACTGGAATCGGATAAGACAAAAATTCGTTCATTATCAACAGGTTACTTAGCATATACTCTGATAGATGCCATTGTGGATAATTATTTTGTGATTTTAGATGAAGTGGAAAAGGAAATCGATAATTTAGAATCTAAAGTGATTGATAAATCAGAGAAAGAAGATTTGGAAAACATCTTGGAGTTGAAGCAAAGTATTAGTAGTCTGAAAAGATTCATTGCTCCTCTTCGAGAATTGGTTGCAAAATTACAAACAAGAGGAATGAGAGGATATTTTAGTGAAGATATGAGAATTTATTTAAATGATTTATACGATCATTCTATTATTACTTTTGAAACGGTGGAAATGTTAAATAGTAGAGTTCATGAATTGGTTCAACTTTATCATTCAACAGTTAGTAATGATATGAATCAAATTATGAAAATACTGGCTGTCATTTCTACGGTGTTTATGCCTCTTAGTTTTTTAACAGGTTTATATGGGATGAATTTTCGATATATGCCGGAATTAGAAAGTCCAATTGGGTATTTTGTTTTATTGGCGTTTATGGTATTGTTAGTTTTAGGAATGCTTTTTTACTTTAAAAAGAAAAAATGGATATAA